The DNA segment TCTCCCCCGAGCGCGTCGCAGCTGTCGGACTTCGTAGAGCATATCTGGTATTTCGACGGCGCGTTGGCGCACCCGCGCGAGCGCGTTTTTCCCGACGGCGGTGCAGAGCTCATCGTGATGCTCGACGAGCGGCACCGTGACGGTGATAAGGAGACGCTCGCGCCGTTTCCCGCCGTGTGCATCAACGGCTTGCGCACGCGTCCGTCGGTCGTGGTCGCGCCACGCGGACGGTGCCGGGTTCTCGGAATCGCTTTCAATCCGCTCGGTGCCGCGTCACTTCTGCGTTCGAAGATGAGCGATCTCCTCGACGTCACGATCGATTTACGCAGCGTGCTGGGACGAGGCGCCGACGAACTCGGCGCACGCTGCTCGGACGCCGCGGAGTCCTCAGCGTGGAACGCGTCCCGAAATGCCGATGCGATCGTGCGCGCCGCCGCGGATTGGACGGTGAGTCACATCGACGCCGGCGCTGACGGCGACCCGCTGGTCCACTTCGCAGCGCGTGCCATTCGCAACGCCAACGGGGTCGTCTCGGTGAACGGCCTCGGTAGTGCGCTGGGGATTTCCCGGGCTCGATTTGCTCGACGCTTTCGCGATCGGACGGGAGTAACGCCGAAGTACTTCGCTCGTATCGTGAGGTTCAGCTCGGCCCTCTCCGCGCTATCGCACAGCGAAAGCATCGTTGGAGCGGCTGCCGAGCTTGGCTATTACGACCAAGCCCACATGTATCGCGACTTCGAAGAATTCGCGGGAATGACGCCCGGCGAATTCCTCGCCGGGCACCGGTATCCCGGATCCGCGAGCCTCGCCGAGCCCTGATCATTTTTCCAATACGCCTCCGAGCACGACGTGCTAGCATCGACCCATGAATACAACCGAGAAAAACACGATACAAAGCATCTATCCAGCCGTCCGCTACCAAGATGCGAAAAAAGCGATCGCATGGTTGAAATCAGCGTTAGGTTTCGCGGAGCACGTGGTATACGAAGGCGACGGCGGGCGGATCGAGCACGCACAGTTGCAGCTCGCGGGAAACTTGATCATGCTGGGCAGCGAGAAAACCGACTGCTACGGCTCGAGCCCGCGCAGTCTCGGTGGCACGACCGGCACCATTTACATTGCCCTTGAATCCCCGGCGCAAATTGACGAGTGCTATGAGCGCGCGAAAGCGGCAGGTGCCGAAATCGTTCGCGAACTGGGCGACACCGATTATGGCTCGCACGATTTCGGCGTGCGCGACCTCGAAGGCCATATCTGGAGCTTTGGAACCTATCGACCACAGGCGACATAGTCTAGACCACCCACGGCATTTAAGAACCTCTTAAGGGGCCGGCGCGCGTCCCCATCGGTGGATGCTTATGCACAAGGCGTGAAAGGCATCAGGCGGTAAACCGGTTCTATGAGAATCGCCAGATATCGCGTTACTAATTTTCGCTCGGTCGTCGATAGCGGTTGGATCAACCTTGACGACGTAACCACATTGGTCGGCGAAAACGAAACGGGCAAGACCAACCTGTTGCTGCCGCTGTGGAAACTCAACCCGGCCGGAGGCGGCGGTGAAATCGAGGTCTTGGCCGACATTCCTCGCCGTCACTATTCGGAAATGCGGCGACGTCTGGGCGAAATCACTTTCATCGAAGCGGAGTTTCACGTCGACGAGGAGTTGGCGAACGAACTCGGCGGTTTGGCGGGTTGCGACGCCGATCAGATGAGAACCGTCATCATCGGTCGTGCTTATGACGGCGAATACAGCGTGACGTTTCCGCAAGCCGACCCGATTTTAGTAGTGTCCCCCGCGCAAGTCGTCACCGCGCTCCGGAATATCGTAAGCAGCCTCTCGCAACTCGCCTCACAGGATCACGCGACTTGGACGGCCGCGTTACACGCCGCGCAAGCGCAACTTCTAGCAGCGCAGCGAGACACCGATTGCTACACCCATGCCGCCGCGGCTAAGCGAATAGCGGCCATTACTGCCGCGATGTTGCCCGACGATGCCGTACCCAGCCACGACGTCCGTCAAATGATGCTCGACGAGGTCGAAGCGCTCTTTGCCGGCGCCAAAGCGCAGCGGCCGAACGACATTGCCAGCGTCAATCGGCTCGTCATCGAAACGATGCCTCGATTCATCTACTATTCGGATTACGGCACGTTGGATACCCGAATTTACTTGCCGCGGGTGATCGAAGACTTGAGCCGGCCGACCGAAGACCTCGGGCGCCGAGCGGCCGCGCAGATGCGAACGCTGCGCGTCCTATTCCAGTTCGTCGGTCTGTCACCGAAGGAAATTATGGATCTCGGGCTCGAGGGAGAGCCCGACACCGATCTCGGTCAGGAAGAAATGCGGCGAACGGCACGGCGTAAGGAAGAGCGCGAGGTGCTGCTGGTTTCGGCTGCGACCGCGTTGTCCGAGCGCTTCAAAGACTGGTGGAAGCGCGGGAACTACGCGTTTCGCCTTAGCGCCGACGGTAACTATTTTACGATCTGGGTATCCGATGCCACACGTTCGGAGCCCGTCCAGCTCGAAGGCCGCAGCCACGGCCTGCAGTGGTTCTTCTCGTTTTTCATCGTCTTCCTCGTCGAGCGCGCGGCCGAGCACAGCAATGCCGTGCTGCTCCTGGACGAACCGGGTGTAACGCTTCATCCCCTGGCGCAAGAGGATCTCTTCCGATTTTTTGCCGGCCTTGCACAGGACAATCAACTGATTTACACGGCGCACTCTCCCTTCCTCATCGATCCCGATCGGCTTGCGAGCGTGCGCGTCGTTTTCATCAACGAACGCGGCGAAACGGAGGTCTCCGCAGACTTGCGTAAGCCCGAGCGCGATCGACGCCGCGCCAGGGCAATGTTCGCAGTCGACGCGGCGCTGGGACTGTCCGTGTCGCACCCGCTTATGCGCTACGCGAGTCCAACGATCGTGGAGAAGACGAGCGACCAGACGTATCTCACGATTGCCAAGACGGCGCTCATTGCCGCCGGACGCATCAAGCCTTCGCGCGAGCTCGTCTTTTTGCCGGCGTCGGGAGCTGACGCCATCGAGGCAACCGCATCAATCGTGGGCTCGAAGGGACCACCGCCGGTCTTGCTCGCGTCGTGCGCGACGGGTCAGCAGACGGCGCGTGCGCTTCGCGATCGCCTCTACACCTGCGCTCCGGATCGCGTTCTCGAAGCCGGCGAGTTCGCCGGCGTTCCCAATGCGGGGATCGAAGATCTCATGCCCCGCGACTTGATGCTTTCAGCGATCGCGTTTCTCTACCGTACGAATGACGAGAGGCTTTTCAGCGAAGACTACGATGCAGCGCGTGCCATCGTCCCTCAAGTTGAAGCCTATTGCGAGCGCCAGGGTATCGTTTTGCAGCCGGGCTGGCGAGCCGATCTCGCTCTCGACGTTCAGCGGCGCGCGATGCGTAAACCCGAGAGCGTGCCGGCGGAAACGATGGATTGCTGGCAACATCTCTTCGAGCGCATCGCGGCGACGGAATCCGAACGCTCAATGCAGCCCGGAGAGGGTGTAAGAATCTCCCTGCCCGCGATCCCGACGGCTATATCTACTGGCGCCACCGGTTAAACTCTTCGGTAAAATAAACGAATCTGCGCTCGAAGGCTGCAAACTTCTGCTCGAATGCCGCAAAGCCGTGCTCGGATTGCGTAAACCGAAGTTCAAACGCTGTAAAACGGTGATCGAAGGTAATAAAGGCTTGCTCGAAGGTCGAAAACCGACGTTCGAAGGCCGTAAACTCTTGGTCGAAAGCCGTAAATTTTTGCTCGAAAGCCGTGATGCGACGCTCGAGCCCCGTGAGGAGCCCGTCGATGACCGTATCTCGCGCGTCGACGTGATCGAAGGCCGCGCCGACGGAATCGAACTTCTTTTCGAGGAACGACCGAAGCTCGATAAATTGGTCGCGAAGCTGTTCGGCTAACGTACCTTCCGAGGTTCGCCCACTAATAGACACGCCGTCTTGCTGCAACCGGCATCGCGATGGTTCCTTTTGGCCGGTTGACTACGGACCGTGTGCTCGCCAGCGAAACGGAGAGCCTAAGATGCCTCACGCCGGACGGGTACGGAGGCGTGACGGGCGAAACGTGCCATGGATCGCCGTGGAATAACGCGGCCAGGGAGAAGTGCAATGGATATCGATGTCGCCAAACTCGACCATCTGCTGACGGCGCCAAAACCCAGCGGCGATCTGATCCTCGATACGCGGGATCCGCAGGCCGCCGCGCGATGGCATCCGGAGGGCCACGGCGCCCGCTATCTCAACGTTCCGTACGATGCCTTTGAAAGCGATGCCGAAGCTGCCGTTGCGCAGCTTCCCCAAGATGCGCAAAACGTTCACGTGCTCTGTGCACGCGGTATTTCGGCCGCCGACATTGCCGAGATTTTGCGCGGCCATGGGATAGCGGCCGGCATCGTCCAGGGCGGCATGGCGGCGTGGGCGACCTATCACCGCGTCGTTCGAGTGAGTGCGCCCGACGAGGCATTTGCGATCTATCAAGTAGTCCGTCCGGCCAAGGGCTGCCTGTCCTATCTCGTGGTTTCCGGAACGCAGGCACTCGCGATCGACTGCACGCGTCTGACCGACGTCTATCGTGACCTGGCAGAGCGGCTTGGCGTTACGCTGGTGGGCATCGCCGACACGCATCTGCACGCCGATCACGTTTCAGGAAGCTCGGCGCTTGCCTCCGGTGCCGCACCCTACTACCTGGCCGACGACGATGCCGAAGGTGCGACCGTTGCTCGTGAATCGATTCCGCGTACGATCGACGTCGGCGAGACGCCGATTCGCGTCCTTTCGCTGCCGGTTCCGGGTCACACGCTTGGAAGCACGGCGTTCTCCGTTGGCGGGCGGTATCTCATCAGCGGCGACACACTGCTCCCCGACGGCATCGGACGCCCCGATCTTGGAAATCACGCCCGCGAATGGACCGAGCATCTTTACGACTCTGACCGCCGTCTCGGAAGCGTGCGATTCGCGGATGACCGTACTCCCGGCGCATGCCGGCTCGGTTTCGCATTACGACGATCGCGGCGCGTGCGTGCGCGTCTTGAGCGACCTGCTGGCCGCGCAGCTCGATTCGGACCGCGCGCATTTTGTGGAACGCGTGAGCACGACCGCGGCCGCAAGCTCGCAGCCCGCGGAGTATGCCGAGATCCGGCGCGTCAACCTCGGCGCTGAGGTTCCCGCAGCGCGCATCGCCGAACTCGAAACCGGCGTAAACCAATGTGCGCTAAAGCGCTGACGTTATCGTAGGCAAGGTTTGTAGACGCCCGCTCGCCCTACGCTCTAGCAACCCATTGGTGGTGCGCTTAGCGAGCAGAAACTGGCACGTTTCTTAACGCCGACGCGATGGCCGACTGCGGGAGTAACTGCCGATAAGCATTATGTCGGCGACCGTCGCCTCGCTTAGTCGGTCGCGCTTGTAGTCTATTAAGAAGGGTCTCGTCCATGAGTCGTCGTTTGCAACGCTCTGCTTTGCTATGTCTTTTTGCCGCATCGATCGTCGCGTGCTCCAGAGGCGGCGTCTCACCGGGCGGACCCGCTGCCTTGCCGCCGGTCGCCGACGCGCATCGCTTGAAACAGGCCGTAAGCGGACAAATCACCATTGAAGGCCGAGTTACGAGCATCGTACCGACGCCGTACTTTCACGTTGTGGTGGACGTCAGTGGGCAAAGCGCTTCCGTCTACACGAGCGAGCTAAAAACGGCCAAACCGGGCGACACCGTTAGGGCCGTCGGCTTTTACAACTCATTGGGCAACTTTCAGGCTTCCTCCGCGAGCATCGTTTCGACGGCCTCCAGCTCGCCCACGCCGAGCAGCTCGCCGCTGCCAAGTACGTCGCCGTCGCCGGTGCCGGCGCCCAGTAGCGAGGTGCCCGGCGTCATAAAGCAGTTCCAGGTTTTCGATTACGACATCACGGCAGCGCAATCGACCAGCAACGCGCCGAAGATGAGCGTGGTCTGGGGCGCGGGCATCGGAGATGCCGGCGCAAACCCACACACCTGGCTTGCCGGGAACTCGCACCTCGCCGCGACGCAGTACGTCGTGCAGCCGACGGATCACTATGCGGTTTCGCACCACGACCTCGCGTGGTGGCAATCCAATCACCCCGACTGGATCGTATACGATTGCGACGAGTATAACCGTCCGACACGCACCGTAGCCTATCAGCCGGGCTTGCCGCAAGACGTTCCGCTGGACATTCACAATCCCAGCGTCGTAAGCTATCAAATCCATACCGCGGCCGCCTTTGCGATTGCACACGGTGCAAATGCGATCGCTGCCGACCAAACGCTGTTCTTCGATTACGATGGTAATCAGCAACCCGGCTGGTTCGGCTGCGGCGTGTACGCGCGCGACGGAAGCTTCGTCCGTCGCTGGGGCGCAGCGAAGGGCGGTTTTCCGAACTACGATCCGCAGTGGAATCACGACGTTGCTGGTTGGGTGGCGAGTGCGAAAACGATTCTTACCACCGACGAGGCTCTAGAACCTCACCACATCAAGCTCTTCGTCAACCATCCGGCGGGATCGGTCAGCAATCCAGACGAGCTGACGGTCGCCGCCAACGTTGACGGCGACGTCAACGAAACCGGATTCACGGACTACGGTCACTACGCGACCAGTCCCCATCTCTTTAAGTCGACGCTCGATTACATGGAACTCGTTCAGGCAAAAGGTAAGCAAGCTTTAGAAGTAGCGAAGTTCGGTGGGGGCATCTCGCCGGCGCAGCTCGCGTATGCAATCGCGACGTTCCTAATCGGGAACGAGGGCCGTGCTTCGCTGTTTATCTCGCCGGGCTCGTACGGGGAAATTATCAACTACCCGCAGATCTCGACCGTTAACTCGAAGCTCGGCACAGCCTGTGGGTCGTATAGCACCATTGCCGGCGGGTATGCGTACGAGCGCAAGTTCAGCGGCGGGTTGGTGATCGTGAATCCTGGGGTCGGGGGAACGGTTAGCGTGTCGCTTTCGCACGCGTACGCGAACCTCATGGGAGGCACCATCGGCATCGGCGCGTTGTCGGTGGGCCCAGCCCAAGCCTACGTCCTTTTGACGAGCTCGAACGGGTGCGTTTAAACGGGCGCGCGATCCCACGGTTGATCTGAAGGGCTATCGCCGCACGCGATGAAGGTGGTCCATACATTAGCTCGCGGCCACCCTCAGACAGAGAGAAGCGAGGGAAAACAGCGGGCGGAGGAGGTGGTCGTCGTTAGTATAGACAGTAGTAACCAGATGATCGGAGGTGCCGCCCGTTAGGGCGGCATCTTCACTTTCCGGGCGAAATCGAAAGGCACGCGAACTCGATGTTCTCTGTGCCGTTGCCGGGATCGCCGTCGGTTCCAAAGGTGTAGATGCGCGACGTCGGGCAGGTGATGGT comes from the Candidatus Baltobacteraceae bacterium genome and includes:
- a CDS encoding helix-turn-helix domain-containing protein — protein: METLDVTVNTEDSALGQWTVARWSPPSASQLSDFVEHIWYFDGALAHPRERVFPDGGAELIVMLDERHRDGDKETLAPFPAVCINGLRTRPSVVVAPRGRCRVLGIAFNPLGAASLLRSKMSDLLDVTIDLRSVLGRGADELGARCSDAAESSAWNASRNADAIVRAAADWTVSHIDAGADGDPLVHFAARAIRNANGVVSVNGLGSALGISRARFARRFRDRTGVTPKYFARIVRFSSALSALSHSESIVGAAAELGYYDQAHMYRDFEEFAGMTPGEFLAGHRYPGSASLAEP
- a CDS encoding VOC family protein translates to MNTTEKNTIQSIYPAVRYQDAKKAIAWLKSALGFAEHVVYEGDGGRIEHAQLQLAGNLIMLGSEKTDCYGSSPRSLGGTTGTIYIALESPAQIDECYERAKAAGAEIVRELGDTDYGSHDFGVRDLEGHIWSFGTYRPQAT
- a CDS encoding AAA family ATPase, coding for MRIARYRVTNFRSVVDSGWINLDDVTTLVGENETGKTNLLLPLWKLNPAGGGGEIEVLADIPRRHYSEMRRRLGEITFIEAEFHVDEELANELGGLAGCDADQMRTVIIGRAYDGEYSVTFPQADPILVVSPAQVVTALRNIVSSLSQLASQDHATWTAALHAAQAQLLAAQRDTDCYTHAAAAKRIAAITAAMLPDDAVPSHDVRQMMLDEVEALFAGAKAQRPNDIASVNRLVIETMPRFIYYSDYGTLDTRIYLPRVIEDLSRPTEDLGRRAAAQMRTLRVLFQFVGLSPKEIMDLGLEGEPDTDLGQEEMRRTARRKEEREVLLVSAATALSERFKDWWKRGNYAFRLSADGNYFTIWVSDATRSEPVQLEGRSHGLQWFFSFFIVFLVERAAEHSNAVLLLDEPGVTLHPLAQEDLFRFFAGLAQDNQLIYTAHSPFLIDPDRLASVRVVFINERGETEVSADLRKPERDRRRARAMFAVDAALGLSVSHPLMRYASPTIVEKTSDQTYLTIAKTALIAAGRIKPSRELVFLPASGADAIEATASIVGSKGPPPVLLASCATGQQTARALRDRLYTCAPDRVLEAGEFAGVPNAGIEDLMPRDLMLSAIAFLYRTNDERLFSEDYDAARAIVPQVEAYCERQGIVLQPGWRADLALDVQRRAMRKPESVPAETMDCWQHLFERIAATESERSMQPGEGVRISLPAIPTAISTGATG
- a CDS encoding MBL fold metallo-hydrolase — its product is MDIDVAKLDHLLTAPKPSGDLILDTRDPQAAARWHPEGHGARYLNVPYDAFESDAEAAVAQLPQDAQNVHVLCARGISAADIAEILRGHGIAAGIVQGGMAAWATYHRVVRVSAPDEAFAIYQVVRPAKGCLSYLVVSGTQALAIDCTRLTDVYRDLAERLGVTLVGIADTHLHADHVSGSSALASGAAPYYLADDDAEGATVARESIPRTIDVGETPIRVLSLPVPGHTLGSTAFSVGGRYLISGDTLLPDGIGRPDLGNHAREWTEHLYDSDRRLGSVRFADDRTPGACRLGFALRRSRRVRARLERPAGRAARFGPRAFCGTREHDRGRKLAARGVCRDPARQPRR